The region CCGAGGGCACGAGCATCAGTGACGACCAGGACGGCGTGGAGCTACTGGTCGCCCACGATCCGGAGGCGCTGATCCTGGCCGAGGACGACGGCGAGCTGGTGGGCACGGTGATCGCGGGCTTCGACGGCTGGCGCTGCCATCTGTACCGGCTCGCGGTGCATCCCGGGCGGCGCCGCCGCGGGATCGGCTCGGCGCTGCTCGCGGCCGCCGAGGAGCGGTTCGTACGGCTCGGGGGGCGGCGCTCGGACGCGATGGTGCTGCGGCGGAACGAGACCGGGCAGCATGCGTGGCGGGCCGCCGGGTACGAGCTCCAGGAGCAGTGGCGCCGCTGGGCGAAGCCGCTCACCGACTAGCCTCCAGCTCCCAAGAGGGTACTTTGCCGATCCTTTACCATGGGAGGATCACCCGGTCCTCCCATGAAAGGTGTGAGCGTCCGCCGATGGGCGAGCCTCCCCGTACCCGACATCGCGCGATCCCCCCGCCCCTGGCCGATCATGGGACGGAGGTGACCCGATGACCGAAGTGCTCCTCCTCCTGGTGGCGGTGCTGCTCTCGCTGGCCTGTGGCGCCTTCGTCGCGGCGGAGTTCTCACTGACCACGGTCGAGCGCAGCGAGCTGGAGCGGGCCGTCGAGCGCGGCGAGCGCGGCGCGTCGGGCGCCCTCAAGGCCGCACGGAATCTGACGTTCCAGCTGTCCGGAGCCCAGCTCGGCATCACCGTCACCAACCTGGTCGTCGGCATGCTCTCCGAGTCGTCGATCGCCAAGCTGATCGCGGGTCCGCTGGAGTCGCTCGGCGTCTCGCCCTCCGCGTCCCGTTCGGTGGCGCTGGTCATCGGTACGGCCCTGTCGACGGTCTTCCTGATGGTCGTCGGCGAGCTGGTCCCCAAGAACTGGGCGATCTCCTCGCCGCTCGCCGTGGCCAAGCGGGTGGCGACGCCGCAGCGCTGGTTCAGCGGCGCGTTCCGCCCGTTCATCACGCATCTCAACAACACGGCCAACCGTGTCGTACGGGTCTTCGGCCTCGAACCGGCCGAGGAGCTGGCCTCCGCGCGCGGCCCCCAGGAACTGGTCGCCCTGGCCCGGCACTCCGCCAAGCAGGGCGCTCTGGAGGCGGACACCGCCGAGCTGTTCGTGCGCACCCTGAACCTCGCCGACCTGACCGCGGAGAACGTGATGACCCCGCGCGTCCAGGTCATCGCGCTGGACGTCCAGGCGACCTGCGAGGACGTGGCGAACGCGACCCGGGCGACGGGGCTGTCCCGCTTCCCCGTCTACCGCGGCAACCTCGACTCGGTCGTGGGCGTGGCACACATCAAGGACGTGGTGGCGATACCCGCCGAGTCGCGGCCCCGCACCCCCGTCTCCCAGATCATGCGCGAACCCCTGTTCGTACCGGAGTCACTCACCGTCGACCGGCTGCTCGACCGGCTGTCCGGCGGACGCACCATGGCCGTCGTCATCGACGAGTACGGCGGCACGGCGGGCGTCGCCACCCTGGAGGACATCGTCGAGGAGGTCGTCGGCGAGGTCCGCGACGAGCACGACCCGCACGAGACGCCCGACCTGGCCCCGGCCGGCACGGACGAGGAAGGGCGAGCGCTGTACTCGGCCGACGGGTCCGCCCGCACCGACCAGCTGGCCCGCGTCGGGCTGCGGGTGCCCGAGGGCCCCTACGAGACCCTGGCCGGTTTCCTCGCGACCAGGCTCGGCCGCATCCCCGCCGTCGGCGACGCCGTCGAGGTCGCCGGGTGGCGGCTCGACGTGGTGGACGCCTCCGGGCGGCGGGCCGCGCGGGTGCTGCTGCACGCGCCGCGCGACGGGGAGCAGCACGACGACGAGGAGAGGGGGCCGCGATGACCGTCGTACAACTACTGATCGGGCTGGCGACGCTGGTCGTGAACGCCTTCTTCGTGGGCGGCGAGTTCGCGCTGATCTCGGTGCGCCGCAGCCAGATCGAGCCGCATGCCGAAGAGGGCGACCGGCGGGCACGCAGCGTCCTGTGGGGTCTGGAGCACGTGTCCGCGCTGCTGGCGGCCGCGCAGCTGGGCATCACCCTGTGCACGCTGGTCCTCGGCATCGTGGCCGAGCCCGCGATCGCGCACCTGCTGGAACCGGCGTTCCACGCGATGGGCGTCTCGCAGAGCGCGGGCCACGCGATCTCGTTCGTGATCGCGCTCGCCCTGGCGACCTATCTGCACATGCTGCTCGGCGAAATGGTGCCGAAGAACATCGCGCTCGCGGAACCGGTGCGCACCGCGCTGCTGCTCGGACCGCCACTGGTGGCGCTCTCCCGGGCGCTGCGTCCGGTGATCTTCACGGTCAACGCCTTCGCGAACGGCCTGCTGAAGCTGCTGCGGGTCGAGACGAAGGACGAGGTCGTCGCCACCTTCTCCGACGACGAGCTGGCCAGGCTGGTCAAGGACTCCGGCGCGGCGGGGCTCATCGACGACCGCGCTCTGGAGCGGTTGCACGACGCGCTGGAGCTCGGCCGCCGGCCCGTACGGGACGTCGTGCTGCCACTGGAACGTGTCGTCTACGCGCGCGTGGGCGTCACCCCGGAGGAGCTGGAGCGGCTGTCCGCCGAGTCCGGCTTCTCGCGCTTCCCGGTCGTGGACGAGGGGCGCCGCATCGTGGGCTATCTGCACGTGAAGGACGCGCTGGACGCGATGCCGCGCGAGCTGCCGTTCCGGGTGGAGGACATGCGGCCCATCGCGCGGGTGCGGGAGAGCACCCCGCTGGACGACGTGCTCACGGCGATGCGCCGCAGTCGTACGCACCTCGCGGCCGTCATGGGCAGCGACGGACGGATGACGGGGCTGGTGACGATGGAGGACGTGCTGAGGGAGCTGTTCGGACGGACGGTGTGAGCCCGGCCGGTCCTGGCCCGGAGGAGGCCCGACCGACCGGCGAGTATGCGTGCGGGTTAGCATCTTGTCCGCCATGCAGACGAATGCCACCTACACCAGTCTTGTCGCGGTCGGCGACTCCTTCACCGAGGGCATGTCGGACCGGCTGCCCGACGGCTCCTACCGCGGCTGGGCCGACCTCCTCGCCGGCCGGATGGCCACGCGGACGCCCGGCTTCCGGTACGCCAACCTCGCGGTGCGCGGCAAGCTGATCGGACAGATCGTCGAGGAACAGGTGGACGTGGCGGTCGCGATGCGGCCCGACGTGATCACCCTCGTCGGCGGACTCAACGACACGCTGCGCCCCAAGGTCGACATGGGACGCGTCCGCGCTCTCCTGGAGGAGGCCGTGGAGCGGCTCGCCCCCGCCTGCGAGCGGCTCGTCCTGATGCGCAGCCCGGGCCGCAACGGTCCGGTGCTCGAACGGTTCCGGCCGCGTATGGAGGAGCTCTTCTCCGTCGTCGACGAGCTCGCGGATCGGCACGGCGCGCTGGTGGTCGACCTCTATGGGGCGCCCTCACTCGCCGACCCCCGGATGTGGGACGTGGACCGGCTGCATCTGACGGCCGAGGGGCACCGCCGGGTCGCGGAGGCCGTCTGGCAGACGCTCGGGTACGAACCCGAGGACAAGGAGTGGCGTACGGCGATGCCGCCGACGGCGCCGCCCGGCTGGGTCGCCCGCCGCGCCGCCGACGCCAGCTTCGCCAGGCAGCACCTGCTGCCGTGGATAGGACGACGGCTGACGGGACGCTCATCGGGTGACGGACGCCCGGCCAAGCGGCCGGAGCTGCTGCCGTACGAGGGGTCCGTGGGGTAGACACCGGTGGGTAGGCGGACGGCCGAAGGGAATCCCATGCCCACCACCGTGATCAACCTCAAGGGTCATATCCACGAGTTCGGCGCCCGGCTCGAGCACGCTCCCGCGGACCTCGTGTACATCGGCCGCCGCTGGACCATGGGCCACTGGGACCTCCCGCAGCACCCGCTCTACAACCCCTTCGCCTACGACACCCCCACCAAGAAGCGCGACGGCACCCGCGCCGAGATCATGGAGAAGTACCGGGCGTATCTCCTCGAACGCCCCGACCTCCTCGATCAGGTGCCCGCCCTGCGTGGCAAGACGCTGGCCTGCTGGTGCGCACCCGAGCTGTGCCACGGCGACATCCTGGCGGAGCTGGCCGACGCCTCGTAGCGCGGCCGACTCCCGCAACCGGCCTCCGGCTGAGCGGGGCGTCACCCCCACGGGTGTCCCCGGTGGCGTGGGCACACCGGTGCCTGCTTGCTGGACCGAGAGGGGAACGGGGGCTTCGGGAAGAGAGCGAGCGCCGATGAAGCCGAGGGAACAACGGCTGCGGACGCCGCGGGCCGCCGGGCTGGCGGGGACGGTGTTCGCCCTCCTGATGGCGGCGGCGATCGTGCTGGTGCGGATCGCGATCCCGGCGGGGAACGCCACCGACGCGACCGTTGCTCCGAACGAACAGTGGGCGGTGCGTACGGCTTTGGAGATCCTCCCGTTCGCGGGGATCTTCTTCCTGTGGTTCATGGGCGCGCTGCGCGCACGGGTCGGCGATGCCGAGGACAGATTCATCGCCACCGTCTTCATGGGCAGCGGACTGGTCTACGTGGCCACCATGTTCGCAGCCGGCGCCGCGGCGGGCAGTGTACTGAGCCAACCCTCCGGCTTCGGCCGCCACTTCTCCTACACGCTGATGACGACGTACGCGCTCCGCATGGCCGCCGTGTTCGTCTTCACGACCTCGACCATCAGTCACCGTCTCGGCGTCCTCCCCCGTCCGCTCGCCGTCCTCGGCTATCTCGCGGGGCTTGTCCTGCTCGTCGCGGGATCCTCACTGCCCTGGTCGGAGCTGGTCTTCCCGGCCTGGGCACTGGCCGTCAGCCTGCACCTCCTCCGTGCCGGCCTGCGCACCCCGGCGAGCGGCTGAGCACCCTCTCGCGCATGCTGTGGAGGAGGGGGACGAGAACGGGCCACGGAAAGGCTGATCCTCGGTGAGGCTTGTCGTCGATCTCAACCGCTGCCAGGGATACGCGCAGTGCGCGTTCCTGGCTCCCGATGTTTTCGCCATGCACGGGGACGAGTCCCTGCTCTACAACCCCGAGGTCGAGGAGGATCGGCGCGAGGACATGGCGCGAGCCGTGGCCGCGTGTCCCGTCCAGGCCATCGTGGTGGACGCGAACTCCCCCGGCGGGAACCCCGGAACCGACCGGGAGGCCGACCGGTGACCGCCGACGGATCGCTGGACCGGCTCAAGCGTGCGGGTCGCATCGTCGTCGTCGGCGCCTCGCTTGCGGGACTTCGGGCCGCGGAGACCTTGCGCGAGAAGGGGTTCGCCGGTTCTCTCACGATGATCGGGGACGAGCGCCACGAGCCGTACGACCGACCGCCGTTGTCCAAGCAGGTCCTGCTGGGCAGGGCGACGGCGGACCGCACCGGCCTCCCCCGGCACCGCGCCATCGACGCGCAGTGGCGCCTCGGGGTTCCGGCCACCGGCCTCGACATGGCGGCCCGGCGGGTACGGCTGGCCGACGGCGACGAGGTGGAGTACGACCGGCTGCTCATCGCCACCGGTGTCCGGGCCAGACCCTGGCCCCAGGAGGACGAGGCCGAGCTCGACGGGGTGTTCGTGCTGCGGACCCGCGACGACGCCGAAGCGCTGGAGCGCTCGCTCGCGCAGGGCCCCCGCCGTGTGCTCGTCATCGGCGCCGGGTTCACCGGCTCCGAGATCGCCTCCGCCTGCCGGGAACGCGGGATCGCGGTCACCGTGGCCGAGCGGGCGGGCGCGCCGCTGGTCGGAGCGCTCGGCGGAGTCGTCGGCCAGGTGGCCGCCGAGCTGCACCGCAAACACGGCGTCGACCTGCGCTGCGGCGTCATGGTGACCGGCCTGGAGGGCGACTCCGCGGGACACGTCCGCGCCGCGCATTTCTCCGACGGGAACACCATCGAGGCCGACGTGGTGGTCGTCTCCCTCGGTGCCCAGCGCAACACCGAGTGGCTCGTCGGGTCCGGACTCGGCGCGGGTCCCCGCGGGATCGCCTGTGACGCCGGGTGCCGGGCCTTCGACATCCGGGGCATCGTCACCGACGACATCTATGTGGCCGGCGATGTCGCACGGTCCCCGCACCCGCTGTTCGGATACCAGTTCCTGTCTCTGGAGCACTGGGGCAACGCCGTCGCCCAGGCCGAGACCGCCGCGCACAACATGCTGAGCGACAGCGCGGACCGCCGCCCCCACATCTGGGTGCCCGCCTTCTGGTCCTCCCAGTTCGGCGTGAACATCAAGTCCGTCGGCGTGCCGTCGATGGGGACGGAGATCCTCATCGCCCATGGCTCCCGCAGCGAGCACCGGTTCACCGGCGTCTACGGGTACCAGGACCGCGTCATCGGCGCCGTCACCTTCGACCAGACGAAATGGCTGCAGTTCTACCAGCAGCTCATCGAGACCACGGCGCCGTTCCCGCCGACCTCCCCCACCGTGGACCGCCGCCCCGAGGGGCAGCAGCCGATGCCCGCGGACTTCCCCGACCCGTCCGTGCCCACCCACGGCCCGACCGTCACCCTCAGCGGATACGCGCCGGACGACCGGCGGCTGACGTTCGCCCCCGCTCGGCACTGATCCGACGTTCCCTAGGACGCACTCATGACCGAAGCCATCCTGCGGCAGATCATCGACTACGCCCACCGTGCCAATCCGTATCCGCTGTACGAGGAGCTGCGCAAGACGCCGGTGTACCACGACGCGGACGGACCGTTCGTCCTGAGCAGGTACTACGACATCCAGAGCCTGCTCCACGATCCGCGCATCAGCTCCGACGCCCGCAACCTGAAGACGCCGGCGACCGCGAACCCGCTGGCCGCCGAGGCGGACGAGGAGACGGCCCTTCCGCCGAGCTTCCTGCGGCTCGACCCGCCGGAGCACGACCGGCTGCGGCGCATGACGAACCGGCCGTTCGGACCGCCGCACTCCCCGCGGCGTGTCCACGAGATGCACGGCGAACTGAAGGACATCGTCTCCGGGCTCATCGACGGCATCGACAACCCGGACCGGATCGATCTGGTCGACCAGTTCTCCTATCCCTTCCCCGTGACCGTGATCTGCCGGCTGCTGGGGGTGCCGCGCGAGGACGAGACGCGCTTCCACTCCTGGGCGGACACGATCGCCGCCAGCCTGGACCCCGTCCCGGGCGCCGACATCGACGAGCGCGCCAAGGTCTCCCACAACGCCCGCACCGAGCTGGGCATGTATCTGGCCGGACTCATCGAGGAACGCCGCAAGAATCCCGGTGACGACATGCTGTCCCAGCTGTCCACGGCGGGAGGGCCTGACGGTGTCATGACGACGATGGAGGTCCTGAGCACCGCGGCGCTCCTGCTGATCGCCGGCCACGAGACGACGGTCAACCTCATCACCAACGGCATGCTGACCCTGCTGCGCAACCCCGACGTGCTCGAGCGGCTGCGCAAGGACCCGAACCTGGCCGTCCCCGTCGTCGAGGAGCTGCTGCGGTTCGAGCCGCCGGTGCAGCTGCTGCCGCAGCGCACCACCCTCACCGACATCGAGGTCCGCGGGGTCACCATCCCCAAGGGCGCGTCGCTGTGGCTGGTACTGGCGGCGGGGAACCGCGACCCCGACCGCTTCGAGGATCCGGACCGCTTCGACCCGGACCGCAGGGACATCCAGCACCTCGGCTTCGGCAGCGGCA is a window of Streptomyces sp. NBC_00271 DNA encoding:
- a CDS encoding GNAT family N-acetyltransferase, producing MTDLRIRAATPEDLGTVLAFWKVAAEGTSISDDQDGVELLVAHDPEALILAEDDGELVGTVIAGFDGWRCHLYRLAVHPGRRRRGIGSALLAAAEERFVRLGGRRSDAMVLRRNETGQHAWRAAGYELQEQWRRWAKPLTD
- a CDS encoding hemolysin family protein; translated protein: MTEVLLLLVAVLLSLACGAFVAAEFSLTTVERSELERAVERGERGASGALKAARNLTFQLSGAQLGITVTNLVVGMLSESSIAKLIAGPLESLGVSPSASRSVALVIGTALSTVFLMVVGELVPKNWAISSPLAVAKRVATPQRWFSGAFRPFITHLNNTANRVVRVFGLEPAEELASARGPQELVALARHSAKQGALEADTAELFVRTLNLADLTAENVMTPRVQVIALDVQATCEDVANATRATGLSRFPVYRGNLDSVVGVAHIKDVVAIPAESRPRTPVSQIMREPLFVPESLTVDRLLDRLSGGRTMAVVIDEYGGTAGVATLEDIVEEVVGEVRDEHDPHETPDLAPAGTDEEGRALYSADGSARTDQLARVGLRVPEGPYETLAGFLATRLGRIPAVGDAVEVAGWRLDVVDASGRRAARVLLHAPRDGEQHDDEERGPR
- a CDS encoding hemolysin family protein yields the protein MTVVQLLIGLATLVVNAFFVGGEFALISVRRSQIEPHAEEGDRRARSVLWGLEHVSALLAAAQLGITLCTLVLGIVAEPAIAHLLEPAFHAMGVSQSAGHAISFVIALALATYLHMLLGEMVPKNIALAEPVRTALLLGPPLVALSRALRPVIFTVNAFANGLLKLLRVETKDEVVATFSDDELARLVKDSGAAGLIDDRALERLHDALELGRRPVRDVVLPLERVVYARVGVTPEELERLSAESGFSRFPVVDEGRRIVGYLHVKDALDAMPRELPFRVEDMRPIARVRESTPLDDVLTAMRRSRTHLAAVMGSDGRMTGLVTMEDVLRELFGRTV
- a CDS encoding SGNH/GDSL hydrolase family protein translates to MQTNATYTSLVAVGDSFTEGMSDRLPDGSYRGWADLLAGRMATRTPGFRYANLAVRGKLIGQIVEEQVDVAVAMRPDVITLVGGLNDTLRPKVDMGRVRALLEEAVERLAPACERLVLMRSPGRNGPVLERFRPRMEELFSVVDELADRHGALVVDLYGAPSLADPRMWDVDRLHLTAEGHRRVAEAVWQTLGYEPEDKEWRTAMPPTAPPGWVARRAADASFARQHLLPWIGRRLTGRSSGDGRPAKRPELLPYEGSVG
- a CDS encoding DUF4326 domain-containing protein, which produces MPTTVINLKGHIHEFGARLEHAPADLVYIGRRWTMGHWDLPQHPLYNPFAYDTPTKKRDGTRAEIMEKYRAYLLERPDLLDQVPALRGKTLACWCAPELCHGDILAELADAS
- a CDS encoding ferredoxin translates to MRLVVDLNRCQGYAQCAFLAPDVFAMHGDESLLYNPEVEEDRREDMARAVAACPVQAIVVDANSPGGNPGTDREADR
- a CDS encoding NAD(P)/FAD-dependent oxidoreductase, translating into MTADGSLDRLKRAGRIVVVGASLAGLRAAETLREKGFAGSLTMIGDERHEPYDRPPLSKQVLLGRATADRTGLPRHRAIDAQWRLGVPATGLDMAARRVRLADGDEVEYDRLLIATGVRARPWPQEDEAELDGVFVLRTRDDAEALERSLAQGPRRVLVIGAGFTGSEIASACRERGIAVTVAERAGAPLVGALGGVVGQVAAELHRKHGVDLRCGVMVTGLEGDSAGHVRAAHFSDGNTIEADVVVVSLGAQRNTEWLVGSGLGAGPRGIACDAGCRAFDIRGIVTDDIYVAGDVARSPHPLFGYQFLSLEHWGNAVAQAETAAHNMLSDSADRRPHIWVPAFWSSQFGVNIKSVGVPSMGTEILIAHGSRSEHRFTGVYGYQDRVIGAVTFDQTKWLQFYQQLIETTAPFPPTSPTVDRRPEGQQPMPADFPDPSVPTHGPTVTLSGYAPDDRRLTFAPARH
- a CDS encoding cytochrome P450, translating into MTEAILRQIIDYAHRANPYPLYEELRKTPVYHDADGPFVLSRYYDIQSLLHDPRISSDARNLKTPATANPLAAEADEETALPPSFLRLDPPEHDRLRRMTNRPFGPPHSPRRVHEMHGELKDIVSGLIDGIDNPDRIDLVDQFSYPFPVTVICRLLGVPREDETRFHSWADTIAASLDPVPGADIDERAKVSHNARTELGMYLAGLIEERRKNPGDDMLSQLSTAGGPDGVMTTMEVLSTAALLLIAGHETTVNLITNGMLTLLRNPDVLERLRKDPNLAVPVVEELLRFEPPVQLLPQRTTLTDIEVRGVTIPKGASLWLVLAAGNRDPDRFEDPDRFDPDRRDIQHLGFGSGIHSCFGAPLARMEAQLALSELARRLENPRLLEDPPPYRQNAVLRGPRHLPIACDGIRP